In one window of Hyla sarda isolate aHylSar1 chromosome 1, aHylSar1.hap1, whole genome shotgun sequence DNA:
- the MMAB gene encoding corrinoid adenosyltransferase MMAB isoform X1, giving the protein MMLSNMHEQQVSYHEEQKDQMWQIEQRQQWDSEDGDLLFLKSLLPSLRQMSPWWKAECKVTLMSVVARFTASTSTTESFYNPAVISHSPAHTSSISSPPEKEAKKFPKIYTKTGDKGFSSTYTGERRPKDNLVFEALGTTDELTSAIGLAREFCLDANLQCVSELEKIQCMLQDIGANIATPLSSARESHKVKTSFNEEPIKELEQWIDKYTAQLPPLSSFILPSGGKASASLHVARAVCRRAERVTFKLLQTGEADSDVGKYLNRLSDYLFTLARYAAKSEGRTETIYTRMYP; this is encoded by the exons ATGATGCTGTCAAACATGCATGAACAACAGGTCTCTTACCACGAAGAACAGAAGGACCAGATGTGGCAGATAGAGCAGAGGCAGCAATGGGATAGTGAGGATGGCGATCTACTGTTCCTCAAGAGCCTTCTCCCCTCTCTCAGACAAATGTCACCTTGGTGGAAGGCAGAATGTAAGGTGACCTTGATGTCGGTGGTGGCCAGATTTACAGCATCCACTTCTACCACTGAATCCTTTTATAACCCTGCAGTAATCTCCCAtagtcctgcccacacttcctcaATCAG CTCCCCACCAGAAAAGGAAGCAAAAAAGTTCCCAAAGATCTACACAAAAACGGGCGACAAAG GCTTCTCAAGTACATACACAGGAGAGCGGAGACCGAAAGATAACCTTGTGTTTGAAGCATTGGGAACTACAGATGAGCTGACCTCTGCCATAGG GTTGGCCAGAGAATTTTGTTTGGATGCAAATCTCCAATGTGTCTCAGAACTTGAGAAG ATACAGTGTATGCTGCAAGACATTGGCGCAAATATTGCAACACCACTATCTTCAGCCAGAGAAAGCCATAAAG TGAAGACTTCATTTAATGAAGAGCCCATTAAGGAGCTAGAGCAATGGATTGATAAGTACACAGCTCAGCTACCTCCTCTCTCCAGCTTTATTCTACCT TCTGGAGGCAAGGCCAGTGCATCACTACATGTTGCCAGAGCAGTGTGTCGAAGAGCAGAAAGAGT AACTTTTAAGTTACTGCAAACTGGGGAGGCAGATTCAGATGTTGGAAAATACTTGAACAg